The following are encoded in a window of Strigops habroptila isolate Jane chromosome 9, bStrHab1.2.pri, whole genome shotgun sequence genomic DNA:
- the SCAMP5 gene encoding secretory carrier-associated membrane protein 5 yields the protein MAEKANNFPPLPKFIPLKPCFYQDFDAEIPPQHRTMAKRLYYLWMLNSITLAVNLVGCLAWLIGGGGAVNFGLAILWLILFTPCSYVCWFRPIYKAFKTDSSFSFMAFFFTFMAQLVISIIQAVGIPGWGVCGWIAAISFFGTNVGSAVVMLIPTVLFTGMAVFSFIALTMVHKFYRGSGGSFSKAQEEWTTGAWKNPHVQQAAQNAAMGTAQGAMMQHETQYSATPNYTYSNEM from the exons ATGGCAG AGAAAGCGAACAACTTTCCCCCCCTGCCCAAGTTCATCCCCTTGAAGCCATGTTTCTACCAGGACTTCGATGCAGAGATCCCGCCGCAGCACCGCACCATGGCCAAGCGGCTTTACTACCTCTGGATGC tgaACAGCATCACCTTGGCAGTGAATCTCGTTGGCTGCCTCGCATGGCTCATTGGAGGCGGTGGAGCTGTTAATTTTGGACTGGCAATTCTCTGGCTCATTCTCTTTACGCCCTGCTCCTATGTCTGCTGGTTTAGACCTATTTACAAAGCTTTCAA GACGGACAGTTCCTTTAGCTTCATGGCCTTCTTCTTCACCTTCATGGCCCAGCTGGTGATCAGCATTATCCAGGCAGTGGGAATTCCTGGCTGGGGTGTCTG TGGCTGGATTGCAGCGATTTCCTTCTTCGGGACCAACGTGGGCTCAGCTGTGGTGATGCTCATCCCCACGGTGCTGTTCACGGGGATGGCTGTCTTCTCCTTCATCGCCCTCACTATG GTGCATAAGTTCTACCGGGGGAGCGGCGGGAGCTTCAGCAAAGCCCAGGAGGAGTGGACCACGGGGGCATGGAAGAACCCCCATGTGCAGCAGGCAGCGCAGAACGCGGCCATGGGCACAGCGCAGGGGGCCATGATGCAGCACGAGACGCAGTACTCGGCCACCCCCAACTACACCTACTCCAACGAGATGTGA
- the MPI gene encoding mannose-6-phosphate isomerase isoform X1, whose protein sequence is MAEIRVFPLSCTVQNYTWGKVGLASEVAKLLASSDPLVHIQPDQPYAELWMGAHPRGDAIIRDNRIPQKTLGQWIADNPACLGAKVKDTFQGHLPFLFKVLSVNTALSIQAHPNKELAAKLHAQFPEHYPDANHKPEMAIALTPFEGLCGFRPVAEIVSFLQSVPELRALIGEVAAEQLERSGSDDPRGVSAALRVCFTRLMKSEKKFFVDQLNMLVKRISQEVAEGKDTSGSNGDLLLRLHSQYPGDIGCFTIYFLNLVRLEPGEAMFLGANEPHAYLHGDCVECMACSDNTVRAGLTPKFIDVLTLCEMLNYTPAPSSSKIFPAAQSQLDPNVYLYDPPVPDFAIMRIEIPSSIKLYLLSAVDSASILLVIQGAAVGTSTAAASEIPLCQGSVLFISANESVSLQLSSPDGMLLFRACCLL, encoded by the exons ATGGCGGAGATCCGCG TGTTCCCGCTGTCCTGCACCGTGCAGAACTACACCTGGGGGAAGGTGGGGCTGGCCAGCGAGGTGGCCAAGCTGCTGGCCAGCAGCGACCCCCTGGTCCACATCCAGCCCGACCAGCCCTACGCCGAG CTCTGGATGGGCGCACACCCCCGTGGCGACGCCATCATCCGGGATAACCGCATCCCCCAGAAGACGCTGGGGCAGTGGATCGCCGACAACCCCGCGTGCCTGGGGGCAAAGGTGAAGGACACCTTCCAGGGCcatctccccttcctcttcaAGGTGCTGTCTGTCAACACTGCCCTCTCCATCCAGGCGCACCCCAACAAG GAGCTGGCAGCGAAGCTGCACGCCCAGTTCCCGGAGCACTATCCCGATGCCAACCACAAGCCGGAGATGGCCATTGCTCTCACCCCCTTCGAGGGCTTGTGCGGCTTCCGGCCGGTGGCTGAGATCGTCTCCTTCCTCCAGA GCGTCCCCGAGCTGCGGGCGCTCATCGGGGAGGTGGCGGCGGAGCAGCTGGAGCGCAGCGGCAGTGATGACCCCCGCGGCGTGTCAGCCGCCCTCCGCGTCTGCTTCACCCGCCTCATGAAGAGCGAGAAGAAGTTCTTCGTGGACCAGCTGAACATGCTGGTGAAGAGGATCTCCCAGGAAG TGGCAGAAGGGAAGGACACGTCGGGGAGCAACGGGGACCTGCTGCTGCGGCTGCACTCCCAGTACCCGGGGGACATCGGCTGCTTCACCATTTACTTCCTGAACCTGGTGAGGTTGGAGCCGGGAGAGGCAATGTTCCTGGGAGCCAACGAGCCCCACGCCTACCTGCACGGAG ACTGTGTGGAGTGCATGGCGTGCTCTGACAACACGGTGCGTGCCGGGCTCACCCCCAAGTTCATCGACGTCCTCACCCTGTGCGAGATGCTCAACTACAcgccagcacccagcagctccAAGATCTTCCCGGCGGCGCAGAGCCAGCTCGATCCCAACGTCTACCTCTATGACCCGCCTGTGCCAGACTTTGCCATCATGAGGATAGAG ATCCCGTCCTCCATCAAGCTGTACCTCCTCTCCGCCGTGGACTctgccagcatcctgctggTGATCCAGGGGGCAGCCGTGGGCACCTCCACGGCCGCGGCCTCCGAGATccccctgtgccagggctccGTCCTCTTCATCTCGGCCAACGAGAGCGTCTCGCTCCAGCTCTCCTCTCCCGATGGGATGCTGCTCTTCCGagcctgctgcctcctctga
- the MPI gene encoding mannose-6-phosphate isomerase isoform X2: MAEIRVFPLSCTVQNYTWGKVGLASEVAKLLASSDPLVHIQPDQPYAELWMGAHPRGDAIIRDNRIPQKTLGQWIADNPACLGAKVKDTFQGHLPFLFKVLSVNTALSIQAHPNKELAAKLHAQFPEHYPDANHKPEMAIALTPFEGLCGFRPVAEIVSFLQMAEGKDTSGSNGDLLLRLHSQYPGDIGCFTIYFLNLVRLEPGEAMFLGANEPHAYLHGDCVECMACSDNTVRAGLTPKFIDVLTLCEMLNYTPAPSSSKIFPAAQSQLDPNVYLYDPPVPDFAIMRIEIPSSIKLYLLSAVDSASILLVIQGAAVGTSTAAASEIPLCQGSVLFISANESVSLQLSSPDGMLLFRACCLL; the protein is encoded by the exons ATGGCGGAGATCCGCG TGTTCCCGCTGTCCTGCACCGTGCAGAACTACACCTGGGGGAAGGTGGGGCTGGCCAGCGAGGTGGCCAAGCTGCTGGCCAGCAGCGACCCCCTGGTCCACATCCAGCCCGACCAGCCCTACGCCGAG CTCTGGATGGGCGCACACCCCCGTGGCGACGCCATCATCCGGGATAACCGCATCCCCCAGAAGACGCTGGGGCAGTGGATCGCCGACAACCCCGCGTGCCTGGGGGCAAAGGTGAAGGACACCTTCCAGGGCcatctccccttcctcttcaAGGTGCTGTCTGTCAACACTGCCCTCTCCATCCAGGCGCACCCCAACAAG GAGCTGGCAGCGAAGCTGCACGCCCAGTTCCCGGAGCACTATCCCGATGCCAACCACAAGCCGGAGATGGCCATTGCTCTCACCCCCTTCGAGGGCTTGTGCGGCTTCCGGCCGGTGGCTGAGATCGTCTCCTTCCTCCAGA TGGCAGAAGGGAAGGACACGTCGGGGAGCAACGGGGACCTGCTGCTGCGGCTGCACTCCCAGTACCCGGGGGACATCGGCTGCTTCACCATTTACTTCCTGAACCTGGTGAGGTTGGAGCCGGGAGAGGCAATGTTCCTGGGAGCCAACGAGCCCCACGCCTACCTGCACGGAG ACTGTGTGGAGTGCATGGCGTGCTCTGACAACACGGTGCGTGCCGGGCTCACCCCCAAGTTCATCGACGTCCTCACCCTGTGCGAGATGCTCAACTACAcgccagcacccagcagctccAAGATCTTCCCGGCGGCGCAGAGCCAGCTCGATCCCAACGTCTACCTCTATGACCCGCCTGTGCCAGACTTTGCCATCATGAGGATAGAG ATCCCGTCCTCCATCAAGCTGTACCTCCTCTCCGCCGTGGACTctgccagcatcctgctggTGATCCAGGGGGCAGCCGTGGGCACCTCCACGGCCGCGGCCTCCGAGATccccctgtgccagggctccGTCCTCTTCATCTCGGCCAACGAGAGCGTCTCGCTCCAGCTCTCCTCTCCCGATGGGATGCTGCTCTTCCGagcctgctgcctcctctga
- the FAM219B gene encoding protein FAM219B isoform X2 translates to MATGGGGAGPGAGRAGGRRSPGLPWAENKRLSKAADAVEKKGPYIVSKPPSIHAKLKRQRELAKAVLRRQGLLGAPAPNPKPAPKRSVKFNKGYTALSQTADENLLSLDSDSDEEPGSRCSSGYSSAEVNQDLSRQLLQDGYHLDEVPDDEDLDLIPPKPVTSSSCPCCFGDNVSCVIQ, encoded by the exons ATGGCGACAGGCGGCGGAGGAGCCGGTCCCGGTGCGGGCAGAGCCGGAGGGCGGCGGAGCCCGGGG CTGCCGTGGGCTGAAAACAAGAGGCTGAGCAAGGCGGCGGATGCGGTGGAGAAGAAGGGGCCGTACATCGTGAGCAAACCCCCCTCCATCCACGCCAAGCTCA AGCGGCAGCGCGAGCTGGCGAAGGCGGTGCTGCGGaggcaggggctgctgggggcACCCGCGCCAAACCCGAAACCAGCACCAAAAAG GTCAGTCAAGTTTAACAAGGGCTACACGGCGCTGAGCCAGACGGCGGATGAGAACCTGCTCTCCCTCGATTCGGATAG TGACGAGGAGCCAGGATCCAGATGTTCCTCAGGCTACTCCTCCGCTGAG GTGAACCAGGACCTGAGccggcagctgctgcaggatgggTACCACCTCGACGAGGTCCCCGATGATGAGGATCTGGATCTCATCCCCCCGAAACccgtcacctcctcttcttgCCCCTGTTGTTTCGGAGACAACGTCTCCTGTGTGATCCAGTAG
- the LOC115613231 gene encoding cytochrome c oxidase subunit 5A, mitochondrial, with amino-acid sequence MQAAAALLRRCAVSGLRAAVRRPAGPAAVLPARCYSHGSQESDEEFDARWVTYFNKPDIDAWELRKGINTLVGYDLVPEPKIIDAALRACRRLNDFATAVRILEVVKDKAGPHKEIYPYVIQELRPTLSELGISTPEELGLDKA; translated from the exons ATGCAGGCTGCCGCCGCGCTCCTCCGCCGCTGCGCCGTCTCCGGCCTCCGCGCTGCCGTGCGCCGGCCCGCAGGCCCCGCAG CTGTGCTGCCCGCCCGCTGCTACTCTCATGGGTCACAAGAATCAGATGAAGAGTTTGATGCTCGCTGGGTGACGTACTTCAACAAGCCAGATATTGATGCCTGGGAGCTCAGGAAAG GCATAAACACGCTCGTGGGGTATGACCTGGTTCCGGAACCAAAGATCATCGACGCAGCGCTGAGGGCTTGCAGACGGTTAAATGACTTCGCCACTGCTGTCCGCATCTTAGAAGTTGTAAAG gaCAAGGCAGGACCTCACAAGGAAATCTATCCTTACGTTATCCAGGAGCTTAGACCAACTTTGAGTGAACTGGGAATCTCCACTCCAGAGGAACTGGGCCTGGACAAAGCATAA
- the FAM219B gene encoding protein FAM219B isoform X1, which produces MATGGGGAGPGAGRAGGRRSPGLPWAENKRLSKAADAVEKKGPYIVSKPPSIHAKLKRQRELAKAVLRRQGLLGAPAPNPKPAPKRSVKFNKGYTALSQTADENLLSLDSDSDEEPGSRCSSGYSSAEQVNQDLSRQLLQDGYHLDEVPDDEDLDLIPPKPVTSSSCPCCFGDNVSCVIQ; this is translated from the exons ATGGCGACAGGCGGCGGAGGAGCCGGTCCCGGTGCGGGCAGAGCCGGAGGGCGGCGGAGCCCGGGG CTGCCGTGGGCTGAAAACAAGAGGCTGAGCAAGGCGGCGGATGCGGTGGAGAAGAAGGGGCCGTACATCGTGAGCAAACCCCCCTCCATCCACGCCAAGCTCA AGCGGCAGCGCGAGCTGGCGAAGGCGGTGCTGCGGaggcaggggctgctgggggcACCCGCGCCAAACCCGAAACCAGCACCAAAAAG GTCAGTCAAGTTTAACAAGGGCTACACGGCGCTGAGCCAGACGGCGGATGAGAACCTGCTCTCCCTCGATTCGGATAG TGACGAGGAGCCAGGATCCAGATGTTCCTCAGGCTACTCCTCCGCTGAG CAGGTGAACCAGGACCTGAGccggcagctgctgcaggatgggTACCACCTCGACGAGGTCCCCGATGATGAGGATCTGGATCTCATCCCCCCGAAACccgtcacctcctcttcttgCCCCTGTTGTTTCGGAGACAACGTCTCCTGTGTGATCCAGTAG
- the RPP25 gene encoding ribonuclease P protein subunit p25 — translation MAAEGGRAKPVTQSRMENFRKVRTSEEESPLPFPDLPPDVVEMKVKEGSKIRNLMNFAMAQMELKGRRQIVFSGCGRAVTKTITCVEIMKRKLGGLHQVTKVRYKTLLEVWENQDPLPGGAAQNLTVHKNVPSICILLSRDPLDPNQTGYQPPEPQHGLEPQLGQAGEDVSGSSTKGLKRPLPPPCEELLTKKLQVQVPAGPRGSGSTDLQPDHHH, via the coding sequence ATGGCTGCTGAAGGAGGGAGAGCCAAGCCCGTCACCCAGTCCAGGATGGAGAACTTCCGAAAGGTGAGGACATCAGAGGAGGAGAGCCCATTGCCCTTCCCCGACCTGCCGCCGGACGTGGTGGAGATGAAAGTGAAGGAGGGCAGCAAGATCAGGAACCTGATGAACTTCGCCATGGCCCAGATGGAGCTGAAGGGCAGGCGGCAGATCGTCTTCAGCGGCTGCGGCAGAGCGGTCACCAAGACCATCACCTGCGTGGAGATCATGAAGCGGAAGCTGGGAGGGCTGCACCAGGTCACCAAGGTGCGCTACAAAACCCTGCTGGAAGTCTGGGAGAACCAGGACCCGCTGCCCGGCGGCGCGGCGCAGAACCTGACCGTGCACAAGAACGTGCCCTCCATCTGCATCCTGCTCTCCCGAGACCCCCTGGATCCCAACCAGACTGGCTACCAGCCCCCGGAGCCCCAGCACGGGCTGGAGCCGCAGCTCGGCCAGGCAGGAGAAGACGTGTCCGGCTCCTCCACCAAGGGGCTGAAGCGGCCCCTGCCACCCCCCTGCGAGGAGCTGCTCACCAAGAAGCTGCAGGTACAGGTACCCGCTGGCCCGAGGGGCTCGGGGAGCACCGATCTCCAGCCAGACCATCACCACTGA